From a single Miscanthus floridulus cultivar M001 chromosome 8, ASM1932011v1, whole genome shotgun sequence genomic region:
- the LOC136476716 gene encoding uncharacterized protein, producing MATAVASQPRHLPLGAGGEPRCTASTSKVHTLEKVYGFRFVCRSIVDVKSYKFHSRISKRKCYLRNSPSECDRTIHSARWLEFRRHKGLFQRTRRMVHIIPLASDDDGNRVSVNGAAQVGSTSNIDEIRLKLNKALQSEDISNGLVQSVHDAARSIELAFIEHSKSSKSSWFPKTWLGVENNAWIKSLSYQAAVDSLLQAVIDVSSRGNGRDRDINVFVQRSLSRLLTPLESVIKNELSKREPTFYEWYSSDQNPLVVRQFVNIFENDPMFNSATAICREGEPMNTSESDLSLLMLGLICLAAITKLGSAKVSCQQFSSMVPDIIGRFMDMLLEFAPLSKAYNLTKDIGLQREFLYNFGPRAAVPKLGNDHGLEISFWIELVQKQLLRALDREKIWSRLTTSESIEVLEKDLAIFGFFIALGRSTQGYLSSKGLTDLDDSLNGIVRYLIGGSVLYYPQLSSISSYQLYVEVVCEELEWLPFYNDDIPSAKTDTEGREDVSKGEVISRVLNVCSYWMASFIKYSSWLENPANVKAAKFLSKGHAMLSDCMKELDISRNNMSKGCGFPEPEEELDTGTELASFDKSLESVEEALVKLENLLQELHVSSSNSGKEDLQAACSDLEMIRRLKKEAEFLEASFRAKAEYLEADAPAEEGRVKTGSRTNDTSAPQKSGSRVDNKRRPFWDFFGRSLGKKVDPALADQDGTVANVEKKDAESNDILRFEQLRRELIELEKRVQKSADEAQKEEEMVVADETTAPSPGSSVPSGQATKKENVITKSVEKVKETTTTVLQGTQLLAIDTGAAMGLLKRALIGDELTQKEKQALQRTLTDLASVVPIGILMLLPLTAVGHAAILAFIQRYVPSMIPSTYAPDRLDLLRQLEKVKEMEVAEGSSEDILEAVGSRTEQVK from the exons ATGGCGACCGCCGTGGCGTCGCAGCCGCGCCACCTCCCCCTCGGCGCTGGCGGAGAGCCCAGGTGCACGGCCAG CACATCGAAGGTTCATACTCTGGAGAAAGTATATGGTTTCAGATTCGTATGTAGAAGCATTGTTGATGTAAAGAGCTACAAATTCCATTCCCGCATTTCAAAGAGGAAGTGCTACTTGAGGAACTCACCGTCGGAGTGTGATAGGACCATCCACAGTGCTAGATGGTTGGAGTTTCGGAGACACAAGGGACTCTTCCAGAGAACTAGAAGGATGGTTCACATTATTCCATTGGCTTCTGACGATGATGGCAACCGTGTATCTGTTAATGGAGCTGCGCAAGTTGGTTCGACAAGCAACATTGATGAAATAAGGTTGAAATTGAATAAAGCATTGCAGAGTGAAGATATCAGCAATGGACTCGTCCAGTCAGTACATGATGCTGCAAGATCTATTGAGTTGGCTTTCATAGAGCACAGCAAATCGTCAAAGAGCTCGTGGTTTCCAAAGACATGGTTGGGTGTTGAGAACAATGCTTGGATAAAATCACTGTCTTACCAG GCTGCTGTAGACTCATTGTTGCAAGCAGTTATTGATGTTTCATCTCGTGGGAATGGCAGAGATAGAGATATTAATGTGTTTGTTCAACGGAG TTTGTCCCGCCTGCTCACCCCCCTCGAGAGTGTTATCAAGAACGAATTGTCTAAGAGGGAACCTACATTTTATGAATGGTATTCATCCGATCAAAATCCTTTGGTGGTGAGACAATTTGTAAACATTTTTGAAAATGATCCAATGTTTAACTCTGCTACAGCAAT ATGCCGTGAAGGCGAGCCAATGAATACTAGTGAAAGTGATCTTTCTCTGCTTATGCTAGGTTTGATCTGTCTTGCTGCAATCACAAAGCTTGGATCAGCAAAAGTTTCTTGTCAGCAATTTTCTTCAATGGTGCCTGATATTATTGGTCGATTCATGGATATGCTTCTTGAGTTTGCCCCTCTAAGTAAAGCATATAACTTGACGAAAGATATTGGCCTTCAGAGAGAATTTTTGTATAATTTTGGTCCTCGTGCTGCTGTTCCTAAACTTGGTAATGATCATGGACTTGAGATATCATTTTGGATTGAACTGGTTCAGAAACAATTACTCCGGGCACTTGATCGTGAAAAGATATGGTCAAGACTGACAACAAGTGAAAGTATTGAG GTTCTGGAAAAGGATCTTGCAATATTTGGTTTTTTCATTGCTTTGGGTAGAAGCACACAAGGATATTTGTCTTCCAAGGGTCTGACTGATTTGGATGATTCACTGAATGGTATTGTAAG GTATCTTATCGGTGGGAGTGTACTATATTATCCACAGCTGTCCTCGATTAGTTCATATCAGCTGTATGTGGAG GTAGTCTGTGAAGAGCTCGAGTGGCTTCCTTTTTACAATGATGATATTCCAAGTGCAAAAACTGATACTGAAGGTAGAGAAGACGTGTCTAAAGGAGAAGTCATATCAAGAGTCCTAAATGTGTGCTCTTACTGGATGGCTAGTTTTATAAAGTACAGCTCATGGCTTGAGAACCCTGCAAATGTGAAGGCAGCAAAATTCCTTTCTAAGGG ACATGCTATGTTGAGTGACTGCATGAAGGAGCTTGACATATCAAG AAATAATATGTCAAAAGGCTGTGGCTTCCCAGAACCTGAAGAAGAATTAGATACTGGAACAGAGTTAGCTTCCTTTGACAAG TCACTTGAAAGTGTTGAAGAAGCTTTGGTTAAGTTAGAAAATTTGCTCCAAGAATTACACGTTTCCAGTTCAAACTCTGGTAAGGAGGATCTACAGGCTGCATGCTCTGATCTTGAAATGATAAGAAGACTGAAGAAAGAAGCTGAGTTTCTTGAGGCATCCTTTCGAGCAAAAGCAGAATATCTGGAG GCCGATGCACCTGCAGAGGAAGGACGTGTAAAGACAGGTAGCAGGACGAACGATACATCAGCACCACAAAAATCAGGAAGCAG GGTGGATAATAAACGCCGTCCATTTTGGGACTTCTTTGGTCGGTCTTTGGGAAAGAAAGTTGATCCAGCTCTTGCAGATCAGGAT GGCACTGTCGCCAATGTGGAGAAGAAAGATGCGGAGTCAAATGACATCCTCCGCTTTGAACAGTTAAGGCGTGAGCTGATTGAGTTAGAAAAGCGAGTGCAGAAGAGTGCAGATGAAGCTCAAAAGGAGGAG GAGATGGTTGTCGCAGACGAAACAACTGCGCCATCGCCTGGTTCATCAGTTCCTTCCGGTCAGGCTACCAAGAAAGAAAATGTCATAACTAAATCAGTGGAGAAGGTCAAGGAGACTACAACG actgTGTTGCAGGGGACACAACTCTTAGCAATTGATACAGGAGCTGCTATGGGTTTGCTAAAAAGAGCTCTTATTGGGGATGAACTAACTCAGAAGGAAAAGCAGGCTCTTCAAAGAACCCTGACGGATTTGGCATCTGTTGTTCCTATAGGAATACTCATGCTTTTGCCA CTCACCGCTGTTGGTCATGCTGCTATTTTGGCTTTCATCCAGAGATATGTGCCATCGATG ATCCCGTCCACATATGCTCCCGATAGGTTGGATCTCCTTAGGCAGcttgagaaggtgaaggaaatGGAAGTTGCTGAAGGCAGCAGTGAAGATATATTGGAGGCCGTTGGTTCGAGAACTGAACAAGTGAAATAA
- the LOC136476717 gene encoding probable bifunctional riboflavin biosynthesis protein RIBA 1, chloroplastic, with protein MASIAPPSSASCARTSRLCCDASLLPSATSNSLRTIGSICLENTRRLRKFHISHAVGGSSEHVIINGKANPSNAVQADAVALGTIAADMAPVVDGFSVDDDELDLDFPTEGFSSIPEAIEDIHQGKYVIVVDDEDRENEGDLIMAASKVTPEAMAFIVRHGTGIVCVSMKEEDLERLQLPLMVTTKENEEKLRTAFTVSVDAKEGTTTGVSANDRANTILALASPNSKPEDFNRPGHIFPLKYREGGVLKRAGHTEASVDLAMLAGLPPVAVLCEIVDDDDGSMALLPKLQQFAKRENLKIISIADLIRYRRKRDRLVECVCVTPLQLQWGSFKSYCYRSLIDGMEHIAMVKGDVGDGQDILVRVHSECLTGDIFGSARCDCGNQLALAMTMIEKTGRGVVVYLRGHEGRGIGLGHKLRAYNLQDDGRDTVEANLELGLPADSREYGIGAQILRDLGVRTMRLMTNNPAKYTGLKGYGLSVLGRVPLLTPITNENRRYMETKRLKMGHVYGSRSSDHASGSGLAGAGEREEQDQNDSAGVQDQTPEA; from the exons atggcttcaatCGCGCCTCCGTCCTCAGCGTCGTGCGCTCG GACTTCTAGGTTGTGTTGTGATGCTTCGCTTTTACCAAGTGCTACATCAAACAGTTTAAGGACAATCGGATCAATTTGCTTGGAAAATACCCGCCGACTCAGAAAGTTCCATATATCTCATGCTGTGGGTGGTTCATCAGAGCATGTTATTATAAATGGGAAGGCCAACCCATCTAATGCAGTTCAAGCAGATGCTGTTGCACTTGGGACCATTGCAGCTGATATGGCTCCTGTTGTTGATGGTTTTTCTGTTGATGACGATGAGCTTGACCTAGACTTCCCTACAGAAGGTTTCTCATCTATACCTGAAGCTATTGAGGACATTCATCAAGGAAAA TATGTCATTGTTGTGGATGATGAGGATAGAGAGAATGAAGGTGATCTTATAATGGCAGCATCAAAGGTCACACCTGAGGCTATGGCTTTTATAGTGAGGCATGGCACTGGGATTGTTTGTGTCAGCATGAAAGAAGAGGATCTGGAAAGGCTACAACTTCCTCTTATGGTGACGACAAAGGAAAATGAAGAGAAACTGCGAACTGCCTTCACTGTTTCAGTG GATGCCAAGGAGGGAACAACTACTGGGGTTTCAGCAAACGATCGGGCAAACACAATACTGGCACTTGCGTCTCCTAATTCCAAACCTGAGGATTTCAACCGGCCAGGACATATTTTTCCTCTTAAATACAGAGAAGGTGGTGTGTTAAAAAGGGCTGGACATACTGAAGCATCGGTGGACCTTGCCATGTTAGCTGGGTTACCTCCTGTTGCAGTTCTTTGTGAaattgttgatgatgatgatggctccATGGCTTTGTTACCGAAACTGCAACAATTTGCTAAGAGGGAGAACCTGAAGATAATATCAATCGCAGACCTGATAAG ATATAGGAGAAAGAGAGACAGATTGGTAGAGTGCGTTTGTGTTACACCATTACAGTTACAATGGGGTTCGTTTAAATCCTATTGCTATAGATCTCTTATTGATGGGATGGAACACATAGCCATGGTGAAG GGTGATGTTGGGGATGGCCAGGATATCTTAGTACGAGTGCATTCGGAGTGCCTAACTGGGGACATATTTGGATCAGCGAGATGCGACTGTGGGAATCAACTTGCTCTGGCAATGACCATGATTGAGAAAACCGGCAGGGGTGTAGTAGTTTATcttcgtggccatgagggtagGGGTATTGGGCTGGGTCACAAGCTTCGAGCATACAACTTACAAGATGATGGGCGGGATACTGTCGAGGCTAACTTGGAGCTAGGGCTGCCTGCTGACTCTCGGGAGTACGGTATAGGTGCACAG ATACTACGTGATCTTGGTGTGAGGACCATGCGGCTGATGACTAACAACCCTGCGAAGTATACTGGACTCAAGGGTTATGGTTTAAGTGTCCTTGGCAGAGTGCCATTGCTGACACCGATAACCAATGAGAATAGGCGCTACATGGAAACAAAGCGATTGAAGATGGGGCATGTTTATGGAAGCCGTTCTAGTGATCATGCAAGCGGCAGTGGCTTGGCTGGTGCTGGCGAGAGAGAGGAGCAGGATCAGAATGACAGTGCCGGCGTGCAAGATCAAACTCCAGAAGCTTGA
- the LOC136472625 gene encoding dicarboxylate transporter 2.1, chloroplastic-like encodes MASLRLAVTHCPALPLPTPHSHLRRRHLHLHPYPNPLSLSPRISSHPSPIPRRNLPPLLASASASQAATKPPQPAASGGAKPLPLFISLAAGLAVRFLVPRPAEVTPEAWQLLSIFLSTIAGLVLGPLPVGAWAFLGLTATVATRTLPFTAAFGAFTNEVIWLIVISFFFARGFVKTGLGDRVATYFVKWLGRSTLGLSYGLAISEAFISPAMPSTTARAGGVFLPIVKSLSLSSGSKPNDPSAKKLGSYLVQSQLQAAANSSALFLTAAAQNLLCLKLAEEIGVNIGNPWITWFKVASVPALLGLLATPYLIYKIFPPEIKDTPEAPALAAEKLRLMGPVTKNEWVMIATMLLAVSLWIFGEAIGVSSVVAAMIGLSILLLLGVLNWEDCLNEKSAWDTLAWFAILVGLAGQLTNLGIVSWMSNCVAKVLQSFSLSWPAAFGVLQASYFFIHYIFASQTAHVGALYSAFLAMHLAAGVPAVMSALALAYNANLFGALTHYSSGQSAVYFGAGYVDLPDVFKLGFITAALNAVIWGVSGALWWKFLGLY; translated from the exons atggCGAGCCTCCGGCTCGCCGTCACCCACTGCCCGGCTCTCCCTCTCCCGACCCCCCATAGCCACCTTCGCCGCCGCCATCTGCACCTCCATCCCTACCCCaatcccctctccctctcaccccgCATCTCCTCCCACCCCTCACCTATCCCTCGCCGCAACCTGCCCCCGCTCCTCGCCTCCGCATCGGCCTCTCAAGCGGCAACCAAGCCGCCGCAGCCGGCGGCATCGGGCGGTGCTAAGCCGCTGCCCCTCTTCATCTCGCTCGCCGCCGGCCTCGCCGTCCGCTTCCTCGTGCCGCGGCCGGCCGAGGTAACCCCGGAGGCATGGCAGCTCCTCTCCATCTTCCTCTCCACCATCGCGGGGCTCGTCCTCGGCCCTCTCCCCGTCGGTGCGTGGGCATTCCTCGGTCTCACCGCCACCGTCGCCACGCGCACGCTCCCCTTCACCGCCGCGTTCGGGGCGTTCACTAACGAGGTCATCTGGCTCATCgtcatctccttcttcttcgcGCGCGGCTTCGTCAAGACCGGCCTCGGCGACCGCGTCGCCACCTACTTCGTCAAATGGCTGGGGCGCAGCACTTTGGGCCTATCCTATGGGCTTGCCATCAGCGAGGCTTTCATCTCGCCTGCCATGCCTAGCACCACGGCCAGGGCAGGAGGGGTTTTCCTTCCCATCGTCAAGTCGCTGTCGCTCTCGTCGGGAAGCAAGCCCAACGACCCATCGGCGAAGAAACTCGGCTCTTATCTTGTGCAATCGCAGCTACAG GCAGCTGCCAACTCCAGTGCTCTCTTCTTGACAGCGGCTGCACAGAACCTGTTGTGTCTGAAGTTAGCAGAGGAGATTGGTGTTAATATCGGAAACCCATGGATTACTTGGTTCAAGGTTGCTAGCGTACCAGCACTTCTTGGGCTTTTAGCGACTCCTTATTTGATTTACAAAATATTTCccccagaaataaaggacactcCTGAAGCCCCAGCATTAGCTGCCGAAAAGCTAAGGTTAATGGGTCCGGTAACAAAAAATGAATGGGTCATGATTGCAACGATGCTTCTTGCAGTATCACTATGGATTTTTGG GGAAGCTATTGGCGTATCCAGCGTTGTTGCTGCAATGATTGGACTCTCAATACTTCTTCTGCTTGGAGTGCTGAACTGGGAGGATTGTTTGAATGAGAAGTCTGCATGGGACACCCTAGCTTGGTTTGCTATTTTAGTTGGTTTGGCTGGGCAGCTTACTAACCTCGGGATTGTGTCCTGGATGTCGAATTGTGTTGCCAAGGTTCTTCAATCTTTCTCATTGAGCTGGCCTGCAGCATTTGGTGTTCTTCAGGCCTCGTACttctttattcactatatatTTGCAAGCCAAACTGCACATGTTGGAGCTTTATACTCGGCATTTCTTGCCATGCATTTAGCAGCTGGTGTGCCAGCTGTAATGTCGGCACTTGCTTTGGCATACAATGCAAACCTCTTTGGAGCACTAACACACTATAGCAGCGGGCAATCTGCAGTATACTTTGGAG CGGGGTATGTTGACCTTCCAGATGTATTCAAGCTGGGTTTTATAACAGCCGCACTCAATGCTGTAATTTGGGGAGTTTCTGGTGCCTTGTGGTGGAAATTTTTGGGTCTTTATTGA